Genomic window (Kosakonia sp. BYX6):
CTATCAACGGGTAGCAGATCAAAAATGACTCTGAGGTGTCTGTTAAACCCGTGGCGATTCAAGCCTCTATCTCACCAAAATTGTCACGCTTCACCTCTTTTATAGAAATATGGCTAATACCCATCGTGTTACTCCCTGGCTCATTAATAAATAAACATTATAGGTCCGCAGAAGTCATGGGATGGCCGGTGTTTCATACACCGAAACCTCAATCCTGTTAAGGTCAGGGCTGTTAATACCTTTTAAGGCATGATGGACACGCTCGCGGATAATCCTGCCACTAACTCAATGCCCGCAGGCAAGGTATCTAACTGGATGCGCACCGGTACGCGTTGAGCCAGCCGCACCCAGCTAAAGGTGGGATTAACATCCGGTAGCCCAAGTCCACCCGTCTCGTCGTTGCTGTCACCGATCCCACGTCCGATACTCTCCACATGCCCCGTGATCAGTGGATCAAATCCCATCAGCACAATCTGCGCGGTATTTCCGACACGGATATGACGCAGTTTGGTCTCTTCAAAGTAGCCCACCACCCAGAAACTGTGCGCATCGACAATGGCGACTTTTGTCTCTCCCGCAGTGGCATAGTCACCGGGGCGAAGACGGAGATGCGTGACATAGCCATCCACCGGTGAGCGTACGGTGGCATGTGCTAAATTAAGCTGCGCCAGTTCCAGCGCGGTCAGTGCCCCCTGATAATTGGCCGCCGCGATGCTTGCCGCACTGCCTGTTTGCTGGATGTCCTCACTGGAAATCACCCCTTTGATCAGTGCACGTCGCCTGGCCGCATCCTGGCGCATCAGCATCTCATGACGTTTTGCCTCAACGTCAGCCTGTGCACTCAGCACGGCCAGCTTCAGCCAGTGCGGATCGATGGCATAGAGAACATCGCCACGATTAACCCACTGGTTATCGCGGACCGCCACGCGGCTCACTGGCCCGGAAACATCCGGCGCAATCTGCACCACATCGGCACGAACCCGCCCGTCGCGCGTCCAGGGTGTCTGCGCATACTGTTTCCAGAAAATAAACGCCACGAGCGTCGCCACCACTACGGCACTTAACGTCAGCACATAGCGACCCAGCAAAGAGAGTAAAGATTTCATGCGAATAACCCCAGAGTGGTCAGGCCCTGCAAAAGCAGGAAAAAACTAATGATAAAGGTTGAAAAATCAATCAACGGGCGAAAGGGCAAACGGCGGTAAAGCCTGCTGAAAGAGAAAAACGGTACGAGTGACAGCGTACAGATCAGCGCGATGAGCGCAGTCATCAGCAGGCCGGGGATAAAAACACCCCCGATATTGATGTCATTTATCATTGGCGGGTTCCTCGTCCTGCGTCCGTAACGCGCAGTGCAGATCAACCAGTTTGTCGACTAACTGGCGCGATGGTTCATCAGTTGCGGGCAAGCAGAGATCGGTTATCGCAGCGATGCGCTCGCGTAAGGCTTCTGTCTCCGTTGAGCGGGTAAGGTCATAAAGGATGGTGTTGATCTCACAACAGCCTGAGGACGCATCGCAGCGGCGCAGGTGCATCACACCGAGGCCAACGCGCATAAAGTGCATCAGATGAGCAAGTGCCCGAGCGGATGACGGCCCGCTACGCGGCAAGCGCGGCAACAGCAGGGCGGCCCGGTCAATCATCAGATTGGTCCAGTGCGTTTCATTGCCTTTAAACACACCGTTCACGCTACGGCGGATATCACGCTGGCAAAGTTTCAGCAGTCGGTTTATCGCCGCGTCGGCTTGCACGGTTTGCAGCAAGCTCATGCTAATGACCGCAAAACCGGTCGCGAAAAATAGCGCGATGGCGGTGTTAGCGGCATCGGCGAAGTTGCCGCTGTAGTGCGCACCCAGCTCGCACAACACAGGCAGCGTTAACGTTATTCCCATCGCCATAAAAGTGGTGGGTGGCCGCGCCTGGAGTGACCCGGCAAGCAGGTAGACCGGAGCAAGCACGGCAACCAGTACGGGAAAATCGCTGAGCTGGGGAAGCAGGGCAAAACTATAGATAAGACTGATTAATACGCCCCAGATGGAGCCGATAATGTATTTCACAATATGGGGTGCTGGCGTGTCGAAACTGCCAAACAATGTGCAACAGACCCCAAGAATGGAGACCGCCGTGCCGCCATCTGGCCAGGCCGAGTAAATCCATAGCAGACAGCCGCTGAGGATGATGACAAACGCGCCCAGTGCCGTGCGGGCAGCACTCAGGGGATCGCGATGGAAAACATACCCTTTCGCTGTGTTATCTTCCGTTCGTGTAGGTGCGGGTTTGGCGTGGTAGATAGCCTCCGAAAGTTGCTCACACTGGTGAATGAGGCTAATCAACTCCGCTATGTAGCCTAAGAAATTCACCCGAAGCGCGTCCTCAAAGGTCAACGACTGTACCGCACGCTCCTGTGCCAACCGGGCGCTGCGTTTTTGTAGCGCATCCGCCGTATTCTTGCGTTTCCCGCTATCGCCGCAGGTCAGCCAGGCCTGAACATCATCCAGCAGTGTCTGCATGTCGGCGGGCATATCCGCGATCATCTGCAAGCGATCGCATAATTCACCGTTCACGATGACTAATCGCGCCAGCCTGTCATGGAGTGCTTTCCTGGCCTGGCGGGCCGGAACCGAAAGGGCAAAATCATACGGGATGTGGTGGCTGATGCCCTGCAGGAATTGCAATGCCAGCGCGAGGTGCAAGGGGTTTGACACCGCATCAGACTTGCCCGCCAGTGTATCGGCAACACGCTGTCGCGCCGCGTGCAGCGTCTGCGTTAATTTGCTGTTGAACAGGCCTGATATCCGACTGGGCAGAATGTACCGGTGAATCAGTGCGGCGCAGACGATGCCGATCATTATCTCCTGCACCCGGATGATGGCGATGTTAAACACCGAGCCTGGGTCGGAAACGGCGGGAAAGCCAATCAGGCTCGCGGTGTAACCGGCCAGCACAAAGGCATAGGCACGGGGTGTGCGTTCAAGTAGGGATAACCCGAGGCAGAACGTGATCCAGCCTGTCAGTATCACGCTGCACAACACGGGCATATTCACAAATGTGGGCACGATCAGCACCGTTGCCCCAGCGCCAGCCACGGTGCCGGCCAGGCGATAGAGACTCCTGCTCAGTGAGGCCCCGACCGACGTTTGCGAAACGATATAGACGGTGATGATGGCCCAGGAGGGGCGTTCAAGGCCAATCGACAGGGCGATGTAATACGCGAGCATGGCTGCGGCAAAACTCCTGACGGAATAGAGCAGAGCGTGGGCATCGCTCAGTAGCATGGGAGTGATGATGCGGCCTGACCAGCGGCGTATCGCGTGCCAAAAAGGGATGTGATGGGGGATGATTTTATTCATGCCGGGAATTATTCCCGGTTTGCGCACGTCACTAAATACTCTATTCTGTCAAAAAATACCTAAATATTGCCAATAACATGACATCCCGCCTTGCCAATACGTTGTTTGATCCCGACAGCACGCCGAGCCCGGCAGTCGCACGTCATATTGATTTCGTGGATTACGCAGCAGAAGTGCCGGTTCATACGCACCGCAAAGGGCAGTTGATTATTGCCCTGTACGGGGCGGTAATTTGTCGTGCGGAAAATGATATCTGGATAGTGCCACCCGATTGCGCGGTGTGGATCCCAGGCGGAGTTCCTCATAGCGCCAAAGCGACCTGGAATGCGCACCTTAACTACTTGTTTATTGAACCCGGAGCAGTCGCGCTGCCGGAAAAATGCTGCACGCTGGCAATTTCACCGCTGATTAAAGAGTTAATTGATCGCTTAACAAATGAAGAAGTTGATTACGCACCGCAGAGCCATGTTGGCAGGTTGACCAGAGTGACGCTCGATGAACTCGTGACCATGCCGCAGCAGAAATTGAGCCTGCCGGTTTCTGCGAACCCTAAAATTCGCGCTATGGCCGATGCGCTGGTCAGCAATCCGGAAGATCGGAGCACATTCAAAGTCTGGGCAAAGCGACTGGCGCTCAGCGAACGTTCATTAGCGCGCTTAATGCTGCGTGAAACCGGTCTGACCTTCGGTCGCTGGCGTCAGCAACTGCATTTGATTATTGCCCTTCGGGAACTGGCAAGCGGAGTATCGGTACAAAACGTGGCGGCAAACCTGGGGTATGAGTCGGTTAACGCGTTTATTACCATGTTCAGAAAAACGATGGGCAGCACGCCAGCGCACTATTTTGCTGCTCGCAGAATGGCGGATTCATAGTCTGATACAGTGTGAGTCACTTGATTTACGTGTGGGCAAGCCTACTGTTTTGCCGACGTGGTCGCCAGAATCACCGATAACAAGGGTGTTGATCTCATCCTTGATTTTATCGGTGCGCCATATTTTGAACGAAACGTGAACGCACTTAATTTTGGTGGCCGCCTGGTGCAGATTGGCATTATGGGAGGCATTGAAAACGCGAAGATCCCGCTGGACCGGGTGTTGTACCGCCATGTGCAGATTATCGGTACGGTAATGAAATCACGTTCGCAAGAAGTGAAGCATGAGATGTCCCGTCGCTTTGAAGAGTGCTGGTTAACCCGCTTCGGTAAAGATGGGCTGAACCCGGTTATTGACAGCGTATTCCCGCTGGTCAACGCCTGTAAAGCTCGCCAGCGTATGGAAGACGGTCTGAACACAGGAAAAATTGTGTTGACGATGTAGATGACGCAAACGAAAGGGCTATTTTCCCTGCCTTTTTGTCGCAACCCCCTTCGCTATCAGGCATGAACAGCCCGCGCAATATACTCAGGGCTGTTCGATGTCAGAGGATGAATCAAGTACCGCCATAAAAAACATCGCTAGTGGTTAAAAGTGATATCAGAGTATTGCTGTTACATTGTTTGTCAAAGCTAAGTTCAGATGTCCGTGGTGGGGCTAATTTGAAATGTCCGCTCCTGGCACAAAGCCGACCGTGAGCACCCTCTAAATTAATGAACACATCTAATAAGC
Coding sequences:
- a CDS encoding HlyD family secretion protein; protein product: MKSLLSLLGRYVLTLSAVVVATLVAFIFWKQYAQTPWTRDGRVRADVVQIAPDVSGPVSRVAVRDNQWVNRGDVLYAIDPHWLKLAVLSAQADVEAKRHEMLMRQDAARRRALIKGVISSEDIQQTGSAASIAAANYQGALTALELAQLNLAHATVRSPVDGYVTHLRLRPGDYATAGETKVAIVDAHSFWVVGYFEETKLRHIRVGNTAQIVLMGFDPLITGHVESIGRGIGDSNDETGGLGLPDVNPTFSWVRLAQRVPVRIQLDTLPAGIELVAGLSASVSIMP
- a CDS encoding DUF1656 domain-containing protein, which codes for MINDINIGGVFIPGLLMTALIALICTLSLVPFFSFSRLYRRLPFRPLIDFSTFIISFFLLLQGLTTLGLFA
- a CDS encoding FUSC family protein encodes the protein MLLSDAHALLYSVRSFAAAMLAYYIALSIGLERPSWAIITVYIVSQTSVGASLSRSLYRLAGTVAGAGATVLIVPTFVNMPVLCSVILTGWITFCLGLSLLERTPRAYAFVLAGYTASLIGFPAVSDPGSVFNIAIIRVQEIMIGIVCAALIHRYILPSRISGLFNSKLTQTLHAARQRVADTLAGKSDAVSNPLHLALALQFLQGISHHIPYDFALSVPARQARKALHDRLARLVIVNGELCDRLQMIADMPADMQTLLDDVQAWLTCGDSGKRKNTADALQKRSARLAQERAVQSLTFEDALRVNFLGYIAELISLIHQCEQLSEAIYHAKPAPTRTEDNTAKGYVFHRDPLSAARTALGAFVIILSGCLLWIYSAWPDGGTAVSILGVCCTLFGSFDTPAPHIVKYIIGSIWGVLISLIYSFALLPQLSDFPVLVAVLAPVYLLAGSLQARPPTTFMAMGITLTLPVLCELGAHYSGNFADAANTAIALFFATGFAVISMSLLQTVQADAAINRLLKLCQRDIRRSVNGVFKGNETHWTNLMIDRAALLLPRLPRSGPSSARALAHLMHFMRVGLGVMHLRRCDASSGCCEINTILYDLTRSTETEALRERIAAITDLCLPATDEPSRQLVDKLVDLHCALRTQDEEPANDK
- a CDS encoding AraC family transcriptional regulator, with the translated sequence MTSRLANTLFDPDSTPSPAVARHIDFVDYAAEVPVHTHRKGQLIIALYGAVICRAENDIWIVPPDCAVWIPGGVPHSAKATWNAHLNYLFIEPGAVALPEKCCTLAISPLIKELIDRLTNEEVDYAPQSHVGRLTRVTLDELVTMPQQKLSLPVSANPKIRAMADALVSNPEDRSTFKVWAKRLALSERSLARLMLRETGLTFGRWRQQLHLIIALRELASGVSVQNVAANLGYESVNAFITMFRKTMGSTPAHYFAARRMADS
- a CDS encoding zinc-binding dehydrogenase, which translates into the protein MVARITDNKGVDLILDFIGAPYFERNVNALNFGGRLVQIGIMGGIENAKIPLDRVLYRHVQIIGTVMKSRSQEVKHEMSRRFEECWLTRFGKDGLNPVIDSVFPLVNACKARQRMEDGLNTGKIVLTM